Genomic DNA from Nitratidesulfovibrio vulgaris str. Hildenborough:
CCCGCCACCCCCCTTTGCAGCGGGAGACGGCACTACTTGTACAACCCGTTCATTATGGCAGCAGCCATATCGTCTATGTCAACGATTTCATCTGCGAGACCGGCATCGACGATGGCCTTGGGCATGCCGTACACCACACAGGTGGCGTCACTCTGGGCGATGGAACGCCCCCCCTTCTGCTTGAGAACCTTCATGCCTTCCATGCCGTCACTCCCCATACCGGTGAGAATAACGCCAAGGGCCCGCCGCCCCATCGACTGCCCGACCGACTCCATCAGCACGTTGGCAGATGGCTTGTAGAGGGCATCGGCAGGGTCGGTAGTCACCACCACCTCCATGTGGCTCACGCGCTGTTCGACTCGCAGGTGTTTGCCGCCGGGTGCGATGTAGGCCGTGCCGGGTTTGAGCTTCTCACCCGATTCAGCCTCCTTGACGGAGATGGCGCACACTCCGTCAAGTCTTTTGGCGAACGGCCCGGTGAAGGCGGCTGGCATATGCTGCGCAATGAGGATGCTCGCCGGGAAATCGGCGGGCAGTTGTGAAAGGACCTTCTGCACCGCTGGCGGCCCGCCCGTGGAGACACCGATGGCGACCACATCGCGCACGGGGCGTGAAGCACGGGTGGCAGGCATGGCGGGGCGTGAAGGGGCGGTCGCGGGTGCTGCCGATGCGACCTGTGCGGTCTGGGCCGGTGCGGACGCTGTCGGCGCAGGGCGCACGGGGCGCGGAGTGCGCAACATGCGCCGCTTCGAGACCTCTTTGACCTTCTCGCGCAGGTCGTTCTCGATACGCACGATATCGAGCGACACCTTTGAAAGCTGCTTGGGGATGAAGTCCACCGCACCCAGTTCAAGCGCCTTGAGGGTGGCTTCTGCGCCCTCGGTGGTAAGCGAACTCACCATCAGTACGGGGCGTGGCATCTCCATCATGATATGCCGCAACGTGGTGAGCCCATCCATACGGGGCATTTCGATGTCCAGCGTCACCACATCGGGATTATGCTGGCGGATGACCTGAAGGCCCTCTTCACCATCGCGTGCCGTGGCAACGACGCGTATCTCAGGGTCCTTTTCGAGCATCGTGCTCAAAGCCTTCCGCATGAAGGCCGAATCGTCGACAACAACAACGCTGATCACGTGATTCTCCTTGAGAAGACGACGACAGGCGGGATACCCGTGCCCATCGGACATGCTCTTGATGCCGGCAGCGTCAACGACCTGCCGACTCTTGAATATCATAAAGAGAAAACACCATCTTTGACAACTCCCGATAAAAAGACTTGCCATTGTCGCAAGCGCGTTGTATTCACGCTCTCCGCAACGGGATGTGGCTCAGTTTGGCTAGAGCGCAGCGTTCGGGACGCTGAGGCCGGAGGTTCGAATCCTCTCATCCCGACCAGAACATAAGAGGTCTACGAAATTTCGTAGACCTCTTTCGTTTGGTGCACCCGAGGAAAATCCGCACATACGGCGTCATACCGGCTCACAACCGACTTCGGCTGGCGTGTCGCGACAGGGGTCTGACAAGGGCAGCCGGATGCGGAAGCACGCCCCCTCTCCCGGTGCGCTTGTGCACTCGATGGTCCCCCCGAGGGTTCTTGTCACCGTGTTGTAGACGAGATGCAGACCCAGACCGGTGGCCCCCGCCTGCCGCCGGGTGGTGAAGAACGGCTCGAAGATGTGCGAAAGCACGTCGGTCCCCATGCCCACTCCGTCATCGGAGAACGTCAATTCCACGCCCCCTTCCGGACAGGATACCTTGAGCTGCATCCGCCCTGCCCCCCCGGTGGGGAACGCATGGTCAAGGCTGTTGCGCACGAGGTGTCCCACCACCTGCGCCAGCGCTGGCGGCGCCACATGCATCTGCACCCCGCAGGCATCGCATTCATAATCAAGCCTGTGTCCGGCCTGTTCGCAGATAGGCCTCAGCCCGCCGAGGATGTCGTCGATGAACGGGCACAATTCAATGGTACGGGCGTTGGTTCCGGCCTCATCCACCGCCAGTTGCTTGAAGGCGCGCACAAGTTCTGCCGTGCGCCCGAGATTTGCGACAAGGGTCTGCGACGCCTCTTCTGCACGCGACATGAAGTCGAGAAGTTCCGAACGCCGTATGCTGCCGCCTTCCACCTCGCTGCGAAGACCGCGCACCTTGTCGGCGAGGAACGATGCGCTGGTGATGCAAACCCCCACCGGGGTGTTCATCTCATGCGCCACCCCCGCCACAAGCCCCCCCAGTGCCGCGAACTTTTCCTGTTCCACAATGCGCGCCTGCATCGCACGCAGTTCGTCCATCGACTTCTGCAAGGCATCGTTGGCCCTTGCCAGTTCAGCAGTGCGTTCGCTCACCCGGGCTTCGAGACTGACGTTCATGGCCTGCAGTGCCAACTCGGCCTCCTTGCGGGCAGTCGTGTCGGCCATGATGCCTTCGATTATCGTCGTCCCATCCTCTTCATCGACCACAAGCCGGGACGAGATGCTCACCCACACGTCCTCCCCGGTACGAGCGGCCATCCGGGCCTCGAAATCACGCACCACTCCGTACTGCATCAGCCTTGCGACATAACGCTCACGCCAACCAGCATCACGGTACAACACATGCGCCCCGGCATCCGTGACGCGAATGAGGTCTTCCACCGAATCGTAACGGAGGATGCGTGCCATGGCAGGGTTGACCATCAGGATTCGGCCTTCAAGTGTCACCCTGAAGATGCCTTCTCCTGCGTTCTCGAATATGCCGCGAAGCCGCGCCTCGCTCACACGCAAGGCGGCTTCTGCCCTTTTGCGGGCCACGACATTGACCAGCAGCGAGACGGTGAAGCCCGAAAGCAGGACAAAGGCCCCTACGACGGTATGCACCAGCGGCCGATTCTGTTCATAGAACCCCACAGGACGGTTCACGACGATGCTGTCTTTCGGCAACCTGTCCGGCCGGATACCGAAACGCTGCAACTGCCTGTAGTCGAACATGAACTTGTTGGGGCTTCGGCTTATGAGAGGCAGCCCCGTCGTCCCTCCCCGCTTCAGCACTTCCAGCACCAACTCTGCTGCGGTTTTTCCCTGCGCCTCTCCACTGGTGAGAACACCTCCCACGATTCCATCGCCCAGATAGAAGTCCCATGCACCATAGACCGGTGACCGGCTGGCTTCCGACAGCAGCCGGGGGACTTCGTCGTATTCATAGAATCGCCCTGCGTCATCACGGTTGAAGATGGTGAGAAAGATGAGCGTATCCGCCCCAGTGGTACGGGCGACATCCAGCACCGCCCCAAGGGAGGAGGTCGGCGAGAAATGCAGCGACACACCGGGGGGAAGAGAACGACGCACGCCTTCAAGGCGTTCCCGTACGAGGCGTCCCGTGGAGGTGTCGTCCACCACCACAAGAATCTGCCGCACCCCCGGATGCAGACGCAAGGCGAGGGCAAGTCCCCCTTCGTAGTCCACCGTCTCCGTCACCCCGACCACTCCGCTTTCGCCCCTGAGACGGTCTGGCGTGATGTCGTTGGTGCCGCAGAAGACCACAGGCGCGTCTCCGAAAAGCCCACGGTGGCGCAACACGAAATCGAAGGCGGGGTCGTCGGATGCCGCGACGACGGAAAGCCGTAATCCTGTATACTTGCGGCGCAGCAGGTCTGCGTACTGGTCAAGGTAGTCCGGCGATTCGATACGCTTGGCGTCCATGTATTCCACATGGATTTCCACAGGCGATGCGGAGGCTAGCGTACCGCGCACGGCCTGCACGACTTCGTCGGTCCAGCGGAATCCCTGATGATACGAATTCAGGAGCAGCACATGGGGGCGCGCCTGCACTTGCGCCAGTGCCACCGCCGCGACGAAGCACAGCATGATGGTCCATGCCAGCACAAGACTCCGCAGGACAGATATCCGGAATGGTGACACCAACCATGACATTACAGGCTTCCACATGCCTGACATGTACCATGAAGTTCGAAGCAAAACCGTTATAATGCCAATCATGCCGGAAGAAACGCATGATTCTGGAGCACCCGGACGATTCGAGGTGCTTCCCACCGCATACGGAGACAGGGTCAGGTCATATTGCGTGAGGGGGGCGGAGATGGGGGACAAGGAGTGAAGCTGAAGCCATCAAGGGTCGGCCGTGACCGGCAAACGGCCCACTCCCCCTCCGGGGTTGCGTTCAGAGGCGGTTTCGGTAGTCTACGGCAGGAGGCGTCATGAAACACATATGTTCCCCCCGCGCACGATTGCATGTGCTGATACTCGTCCTTGTTCTTGCGCTTCTGGCTGGCGGTTGCATCGTCAAGGCGAAAGGACAGCACGAGGTCGGCGTGGAGAAGGTCTCTCGCAGCTAGCCCGCCGTGCCCCTGTGCACGCCCCGCCGCCACCGCTTCCGCGTCACGTCATTCAGGAGCATCGAGGTCATGGAAGAATCCGTTTGCGAAGAGATACCCGAGGCCATACGCATCAACGAGGCACAACTCATCCTCGCCGAGAAGCGCACCTCGCTCGCTGTTCTGCGAACCGGTATAGCCGTGTGCGCGCTTCCCCTGTCGCTGACGACATTCCTCATCGCCACGTCCCGCTACTGGCAGACGAGTGACGTGTTACACCTGCTTCTTCCGCTCAGCATACTCAACATCGGCGTATTCGCCTTCGGAGCCTATCTCGCGATACGGGCGATGAAGCGTATCCGCCACGAAGATGCCGTACTGGCCGAACTCAAGGCCGCGCATCCGGCCCTTTCCCGTTTCATCGGGTAGGCGCCACATCCCCTGCCCTTTCGGGAGGCGCCACGACGATGTCGCCATCACGCCTCCGGGTGTGCGGTGAGGTATCGGCAACGTGTTGCACAGGATGGGCACGCACACCTTTCCCCTGCCCGCCGCCCTGCATGGACGCAAGGCTCACCACCCCATGCGTCGCAGCGCCCTGCGGTCAGTATCATGACCGCACAAACTCGCAGTCCGTCATAACCTCTGCCTGCAGGGCTGAACGTCTCCTCTCCGGATGCAGTTCATGCCATGCCCGTCTTGCGTGGTGAAGACGCCTCTTCCTTGTCGTCTCCTGCCATCCGAATTCTCCCCTCTCCTTCGCAATGCGTCCCGAAGCCCACGCCAGACTCCGCGATCATAAAAAATAACATCTGCATTTTCAGGCAGTAAAAAACAAATTTCATCTTTTTCTCGTGCGAGCCCTAAAGTCCCTACACCAGCCGCCGATACGACAAGCGAGTGGGGATGGGAGAACGTATGGTCGGAAGGGTCGGAGGAACCCAAGGCCGCTCCCGAAGGCAAGGAAGTCGTGACGTCTTCAAGGAGGAAACGTCATGTCACTCGTGATCAATCACAACCTCATGGCCCAGAACGCGTCGCGCAACCTCGGCGACTCGTACACCAAGCTGAGCACCTCGGTCCGCAGGCTGTCATCGGGCCTGCGCGTCGGCAACGCAGCCGACGACGCCGCCGGCCTTGCGGTACGCGAACTCATGCGTGCCGACATCGCAGCCCTCAGCCAGGGTGTGCGGAACGCCAACGACGCCATCTCGATGATCCAGACCGCCGACGGGGCGCTGGGCGTCATCGACGAGAAGCTCATCCGCATGAAGGAGCTTGCGGAACAGGCTGCCACGGGTACGTACACTTCTGACCAGCGGCTCATCATCGACTCGGAATACCAGGCCATGGCCTCGGAAATCACCCGAATCGCCAAGATGACCGACTTCAACGGCGTGTACCTGCTCAACGGCAACCTGTCGGGAGATACCCACAGCGGCTCTGGCCTGCAGTCCACCGGCAAGATGAAGGTGCACTTCGGCACCGCCAACGACTCGTCCGAGGACTACTACTACGTGCAGATCAACGCAGCCACCTCGTCGGCTCTCGGCGTAGGCACCGAAGCGGGTTCCACCGCGAAGGCGTACTCGATCTCCACGCAGTCTGCGGCACAGGCAGCCCTTGAAGGTCTGACCAACGCCATCGTGTCCAAGGACAAGATCCGCGCCTCCCTCGGCGCACTCCAGAACAGGCTGGAGAACACCATCAGCAACCTGCAGATACAGGCCGAGAACCTTCAGGCGGCGGAATCACGTATTTCTGACGTGGACGTTTCCATGGAGATGACCGAATTTGTGCGCCAGCAGATTCTGTCACAGTCCGCGGTCGCCATGCTCTCGCAGGCCAACTCGCTTCCCCGGCTCGCCCTCAATCTGTTGGGGGGGTAGCGGCCGCTGGCAGCACCAGCGGAAGCAGGTGAATTAACAACCAGGCTTCCATCGACGCCCGGAGACAAGCCCCGACGACCTTTCAGGGAAAGACCATACCGCTCCACTCAAGCGCCAGCAGGGAGGGTACCGCAAGGTGCCCTCCCTTCGTCTCGGGCATCGCCCCGTCTGCGGGGCGGCCCGGCCATCTGCGGAGCATCACTCCATATGGGCCGCGGCGCGGATGACCTCGAGCACGGCAGGCAGTTTACGCAGCCTGTCCATGGTGTGGTAGAGGTGGGCCACGTCGCGCACTTCCACCATGAGTTCTACCTCGGAATGGCCGTCCACCAGCGAATGCATCGTGCCGGAGTCGATGTTGATGTTCGCCTCGGCAAGCAAGGCGGATATCTGGGCCAGTACGCCCTTCTCGTTGCGACACAGAAGATGGATGCGTGCCGGGAAGGGCTTGTCCTCGTGCCCGTCCCAGAAGACGGAGATGAGACGCTCCGGTTCCATGCCTTGCACGTTGGGGCAGTCGGAGGTGTGCACGGTCACGCCGCGCCCGCGGCTTATGTAGCCCACGATGGCGTCACCGGGCACGGGGTTGCAGCACCGGGCGAACCGGACAAGGACATCATCGACCCCGCGAATGCTCACGCTTTCCGACTTGCGGTCGGGCGGCGCCGTGGGCGCGGGCTCCTGCGCCTTGACCTCTTCAGGGGCCGGAGGCGAGATGTGCGCCTGCAAGCGACGGAGTATCCGCTTCGGCGTATGGCGCGCATAGCCTACCGATGAAAGCAGGTCGTCCACGCTGCCAAGGGAGAATTCCTTCACGACAGCATCGAAATCACCTTCACGGATGGCCTTGGACACGTTGATGCCCATGCGGCGGCCTTCCTTCTCCAGCATCTCGCGGCCGAGCGAGATGGAGCGGGCGCGCTCCTCGGTGCGGATGAAGTGCTGGATGCGGCTACGTGCCTTGGCCGTCTTGACGATCTTGAGCCAGTCGCGACTGGGATGCCGGTTGGGGTCGGTGATGACTTCGATGGTGTCGCCGCTGACGAGGGGCGTCCCCAGCGGAACGAGCTTGCCGTTGACCTTGGCTCCCGCACAGTGGTCGCCCACCTGCGAGTGAATGAGGTAGGCGAAGTCGATGGGAGTAGCCCCTTCGGGCAGTTCCTTCACATCGCCGCGGGGCGTGAATACGTAGACCTCGTCCTTGAACAGGTCGAGGCGCAGCGAGTGCATGAACTCCTTGGAGTCGGCCTCGTGCTTCTGCCTGTCGAGGATTTCGCGCAACCATGTGAACTGTGCGACGTCCCGCGGATTGACCCGCCCTGCGTCCTTGTACAGCCAGTGCGACGCGACCCCGTGTTCCGCCATGCGGTGCATCTCGCGGGTGCGTATCTGTATCTCGATGCGCTCACCCTCCGGCCCGATGACCGTGGTGTGCAGGCTCTGGTAGCCGTTGGCCTTGGGCATCGAGATGTAGTCCTTGAAGCGCCCGTGCACCGGCTTCCATTGTGCGTGCATGAGGCCCAGCACGGCGTAGCAGTCGCGCAGGTCGGCGACGATGACGCGAAAGGCGATGATGTCGTGCATCTCGTCAAGGGCGAGCCCCTGCTGCGTCATCTTCTTGTAGATGCTCGACTTGTGCTTGATGCGCCCGCGCACCTCGCCTTCGATGCCGTTGGCGTCGAGCACCTCGCGGATGCGCGCTATCACCTTGTCGATGAGGTTGCGCTCCACCATCTGGTTCTCGTCGAGCCAGTCGGTTATCTGCGCGAAGACATCGGGCTTGGTGTAGCGAAGACCGAGGTCTTCCAGTTCGAGTTTGATGCGATGCAGGCCCAGACGGTTGGCCAGCGGCGCGTAGATGTCGAGGGTCTCCTGCGCGATGGACTGCTGCTTGTGCGACTTCTGGAAGTCGAGCGTGCGCATGTTGTGCAGCCTGTCAGCCAGCTTGACCATCAGCACCCGGATGTCGTGCGACATGGCGAGGATCATCTTGCGGATGTTCTCGGCCTGCGCCTCCTCCTTGCTGTCGAAGGTCATCTGGCTGATCTTGGTCACGCCATCGACGATGTCGGCCACTTCTTCACCGAACTCGCGGTCGATGTCCTCGATGCCCGCGTCGGTATCCTCGACGGTGTCATGCAGGAGCCCCGCCGCCACCGTCGCCTCGTCGAAGTGCATTTCGGCAAGCAGGTCGGCCACTGCCAGCGGATGCGAAAGATAGGGCTCACCCGAAAGGCGTGTCTGCCCGGCGTGCCCTGCCGCCGCGTAGACGTAGGCCCGCTGTATGAGGGAGATGTCGGCGTCCTTGTGCGAGGCCGCGACCTTGTCGACGATTTCCTGAATGCGGATCATACGTTACTGCTGCACCGTTGAGCGCTGCTGGTCGACGGGAACCCACCAGCGGTTGAAGTTGTGCATGAGGCCCGCCGGGGCGGGGTCGATGCCTCGAAAACGCGCTGCCACCACCGGCAGGGCATACGGCACGTACAGAAAGCAGTAGGGCTGGTCGCGGTGGACGATCTCTTGGAAACGGTCGTAGTACTGCTTGCGCTCGTCCTGGTCGAAAGTGCGACGGGCCTTTTCTAGTACGGCGTCCACCTCTGCATTGCGATAGCCCACGAAATTGAGCCCGCCGGGTTCAGCCTTGGAGGAATGCCACACATCATAGGCATCCGGGTCCTGCGTGATGTTCCAGCCGAGGATGACGGCATCGAACCTGCCCGTGTTCACGAACTCCTTGATGAACGCGGCCCACTCCACCGTCCGTATCTGTACACGTATCCCCACATCCTTGAGCTGGCTCTGGATGATGGTTGCCGTCTTGATACGCTGGTCGTTGCCCTGGTTGGTCAGGATGGTGAAGGCGAAGGGCCTTCCCTCGCGGTCGAGGATGCCATCCCCGTCCGTGTCCTGCCACCCCGCTTCGCGCAGCATCTCGGCTGCGAGGGCAGGATCATAGGAGTACGCCGTTAACCTGTCGTTGTATACCCATGTGCCGGGCTTGTAGGGACCGACCGTGGGCACCCCCTGTCCCAGAAGCACGCCCTTGATGATGCCCTCGCGGTCGATGGCATGGGCGATGGCACGGCGGACACGCGCATCGGCGAAGAACGGATGCTTCAGGTTGTAGCCGAGATAGGTGTACCCGAACGAAAGATAGCGGTATTTGCGCCAGTCACGCTCCCATGTGTAGCCATCGGTCTGCCGCAGGTACTGCTGCGGCGAGAGCCCCATCATATCGAGCTTGCCCGCCTTGAGT
This window encodes:
- a CDS encoding protein-glutamate methylesterase/protein-glutamine glutaminase, which gives rise to MISVVVVDDSAFMRKALSTMLEKDPEIRVVATARDGEEGLQVIRQHNPDVVTLDIEMPRMDGLTTLRHIMMEMPRPVLMVSSLTTEGAEATLKALELGAVDFIPKQLSKVSLDIVRIENDLREKVKEVSKRRMLRTPRPVRPAPTASAPAQTAQVASAAPATAPSRPAMPATRASRPVRDVVAIGVSTGGPPAVQKVLSQLPADFPASILIAQHMPAAFTGPFAKRLDGVCAISVKEAESGEKLKPGTAYIAPGGKHLRVEQRVSHMEVVVTTDPADALYKPSANVLMESVGQSMGRRALGVILTGMGSDGMEGMKVLKQKGGRSIAQSDATCVVYGMPKAIVDAGLADEIVDIDDMAAAIMNGLYK
- a CDS encoding ATP-binding protein; amino-acid sequence: MLAWTIMLCFVAAVALAQVQARPHVLLLNSYHQGFRWTDEVVQAVRGTLASASPVEIHVEYMDAKRIESPDYLDQYADLLRRKYTGLRLSVVAASDDPAFDFVLRHRGLFGDAPVVFCGTNDITPDRLRGESGVVGVTETVDYEGGLALALRLHPGVRQILVVVDDTSTGRLVRERLEGVRRSLPPGVSLHFSPTSSLGAVLDVARTTGADTLIFLTIFNRDDAGRFYEYDEVPRLLSEASRSPVYGAWDFYLGDGIVGGVLTSGEAQGKTAAELVLEVLKRGGTTGLPLISRSPNKFMFDYRQLQRFGIRPDRLPKDSIVVNRPVGFYEQNRPLVHTVVGAFVLLSGFTVSLLVNVVARKRAEAALRVSEARLRGIFENAGEGIFRVTLEGRILMVNPAMARILRYDSVEDLIRVTDAGAHVLYRDAGWRERYVARLMQYGVVRDFEARMAARTGEDVWVSISSRLVVDEEDGTTIIEGIMADTTARKEAELALQAMNVSLEARVSERTAELARANDALQKSMDELRAMQARIVEQEKFAALGGLVAGVAHEMNTPVGVCITSASFLADKVRGLRSEVEGGSIRRSELLDFMSRAEEASQTLVANLGRTAELVRAFKQLAVDEAGTNARTIELCPFIDDILGGLRPICEQAGHRLDYECDACGVQMHVAPPALAQVVGHLVRNSLDHAFPTGGAGRMQLKVSCPEGGVELTFSDDGVGMGTDVLSHIFEPFFTTRRQAGATGLGLHLVYNTVTRTLGGTIECTSAPGEGACFRIRLPLSDPCRDTPAEVGCEPV
- a CDS encoding flagellin N-terminal helical domain-containing protein, with translation MSLVINHNLMAQNASRNLGDSYTKLSTSVRRLSSGLRVGNAADDAAGLAVRELMRADIAALSQGVRNANDAISMIQTADGALGVIDEKLIRMKELAEQAATGTYTSDQRLIIDSEYQAMASEITRIAKMTDFNGVYLLNGNLSGDTHSGSGLQSTGKMKVHFGTANDSSEDYYYVQINAATSSALGVGTEAGSTAKAYSISTQSAAQAALEGLTNAIVSKDKIRASLGALQNRLENTISNLQIQAENLQAAESRISDVDVSMEMTEFVRQQILSQSAVAMLSQANSLPRLALNLLGG
- a CDS encoding RelA/SpoT family protein — protein: MIRIQEIVDKVAASHKDADISLIQRAYVYAAAGHAGQTRLSGEPYLSHPLAVADLLAEMHFDEATVAAGLLHDTVEDTDAGIEDIDREFGEEVADIVDGVTKISQMTFDSKEEAQAENIRKMILAMSHDIRVLMVKLADRLHNMRTLDFQKSHKQQSIAQETLDIYAPLANRLGLHRIKLELEDLGLRYTKPDVFAQITDWLDENQMVERNLIDKVIARIREVLDANGIEGEVRGRIKHKSSIYKKMTQQGLALDEMHDIIAFRVIVADLRDCYAVLGLMHAQWKPVHGRFKDYISMPKANGYQSLHTTVIGPEGERIEIQIRTREMHRMAEHGVASHWLYKDAGRVNPRDVAQFTWLREILDRQKHEADSKEFMHSLRLDLFKDEVYVFTPRGDVKELPEGATPIDFAYLIHSQVGDHCAGAKVNGKLVPLGTPLVSGDTIEVITDPNRHPSRDWLKIVKTAKARSRIQHFIRTEERARSISLGREMLEKEGRRMGINVSKAIREGDFDAVVKEFSLGSVDDLLSSVGYARHTPKRILRRLQAHISPPAPEEVKAQEPAPTAPPDRKSESVSIRGVDDVLVRFARCCNPVPGDAIVGYISRGRGVTVHTSDCPNVQGMEPERLISVFWDGHEDKPFPARIHLLCRNEKGVLAQISALLAEANINIDSGTMHSLVDGHSEVELMVEVRDVAHLYHTMDRLRKLPAVLEVIRAAAHME
- a CDS encoding peptide-binding protein — its product is MSVLRCLTIVSLVAVCLCAGCGDDTAPTVSKEAPQVPSGSTAGEGFPPAGRPTAQEMAEDGGRIIMGSIGEPSNLISFLSSDASSHEVASQLYVGLLRYNRDLEIEPWAAESYEVLDGGRLLRFKLRKGIRWQDGVELTADDVEFTYKLIIAPTTPTPYAGDFLAVQEFRKTGRYSFEVRYDKPFARSLISWMQDIMPKHLLEGQDVRTTPFARKPVGAGPYMLESWEPGTRLVLRANPDYFEGRPHIDEVVYRIIPDNATMFLELKAGKLDMMGLSPQQYLRQTDGYTWERDWRKYRYLSFGYTYLGYNLKHPFFADARVRRAIAHAIDREGIIKGVLLGQGVPTVGPYKPGTWVYNDRLTAYSYDPALAAEMLREAGWQDTDGDGILDREGRPFAFTILTNQGNDQRIKTATIIQSQLKDVGIRVQIRTVEWAAFIKEFVNTGRFDAVILGWNITQDPDAYDVWHSSKAEPGGLNFVGYRNAEVDAVLEKARRTFDQDERKQYYDRFQEIVHRDQPYCFLYVPYALPVVAARFRGIDPAPAGLMHNFNRWWVPVDQQRSTVQQ